From the Streptomyces syringium genome, one window contains:
- a CDS encoding ABC transporter permease subunit, protein MPPETTAAPAQDVIHNIGYRNYAGPRLGRAYARRSLFSQSLRGAYGLGRSAKSKVLPMILFGVMVLPAAIIVAVSVATKMDKLPLEYTRYAILLQAVIGLYVASQAPQSVSRDLRFKTVPLYFSRPIERVDYVAAKFAAMASALFILTATPLLLLYVGALLAKLDFADQTKGFAQGLVSVTLLSLLFAGIGLVVAALTPRRGFGVAAVIAVLTISYGAVSTIQGIALSQDNTEAVSWIGLFSPITLVDGVQTAFLSATSAFPGGHGPSAGTGVVYLLVLLALVAGSYGLLMRRYRKVGL, encoded by the coding sequence ATGCCGCCTGAGACCACCGCCGCCCCGGCGCAGGACGTCATTCACAACATCGGCTACCGTAATTACGCGGGCCCCCGGCTCGGCCGCGCCTACGCCCGCCGCTCGCTGTTCTCGCAGAGCCTGCGCGGCGCGTACGGCCTCGGCCGCTCGGCGAAGTCCAAGGTCCTGCCGATGATCCTGTTCGGTGTCATGGTGCTGCCCGCCGCGATCATCGTGGCGGTCAGCGTGGCGACGAAGATGGACAAGCTGCCGCTGGAGTACACGCGGTACGCGATCCTCCTCCAGGCCGTCATCGGCCTGTACGTCGCCTCCCAGGCGCCGCAGTCCGTCTCCCGCGACCTGCGCTTCAAGACGGTCCCGCTGTACTTCTCCCGCCCCATCGAGCGCGTCGACTACGTGGCCGCGAAGTTCGCGGCGATGGCGTCCGCCCTCTTCATCCTGACCGCCACGCCCCTGCTGCTGCTCTATGTGGGCGCACTGCTCGCCAAGCTCGACTTCGCCGACCAGACGAAGGGCTTCGCGCAAGGACTGGTCTCCGTGACCCTGCTTTCCCTCCTCTTCGCCGGGATCGGCCTGGTGGTCGCGGCCCTCACCCCGCGCCGCGGCTTCGGCGTGGCCGCCGTGATCGCCGTGCTGACGATCTCCTACGGGGCCGTGTCCACCATCCAGGGCATCGCGCTGTCCCAGGACAACACCGAGGCGGTCAGCTGGATCGGCCTCTTCTCGCCGATCACGCTCGTCGACGGGGTGCAGACGGCGTTCCTCTCCGCCACCTCCGCCTTCCCCGGCGGCCACGGCCCGTCGGCCGGCACCGGCGTCGTCTATCTCCTCGTCCTTCTCGCCCTGGTCGCCGGCTCGTACGGGCTGCTGATGCGCCGCTACCGAAAGGTCGGGCTGTGA
- a CDS encoding metal-dependent hydrolase: protein MSHPHQLGSHRIAPRRVSFDWRETPLHWIPDEPTATHVMNVLHLLLPAGERWFVKVFKEALPLVRDEALLRDVKGFMGQEATHSVQHAYVLDHLAEQGLDTTPYTRHIDFFFDSLLGDTPPFGLPLSQREWLRFRLSLIAAVEQFTAVMGNWILHADGLDRAGPDPVMLDLLRWHGAEEVEHRAVAFDMYEHCGGEGAGRYARRVLGMAVTAPVLFYLWGWGTRYLIRNDPPLAGRLRYTLRHHNRAVAKGLLPRWGELGSAVPRYLRRSYHPSKEGSLRRAVDYLATSPAARSAAGAIGRAALA from the coding sequence ATGAGCCACCCCCACCAGCTCGGCAGCCATCGGATAGCCCCCAGACGGGTCTCGTTCGACTGGCGGGAGACCCCGCTGCACTGGATACCGGACGAGCCCACCGCCACCCACGTCATGAACGTCCTGCATCTGCTGCTCCCCGCGGGCGAGCGGTGGTTCGTCAAGGTCTTCAAGGAGGCCCTGCCGCTCGTCCGGGACGAGGCCCTGCTGAGGGACGTCAAGGGCTTCATGGGCCAGGAGGCCACGCACAGCGTCCAGCACGCGTACGTCCTCGACCACCTCGCCGAGCAGGGCCTGGACACCACGCCGTACACCCGTCACATCGACTTCTTCTTCGACTCGCTGCTCGGCGACACCCCGCCCTTCGGCCTGCCGCTCTCCCAGCGGGAGTGGCTGCGCTTCCGGCTCTCGCTGATCGCGGCCGTCGAGCAGTTCACGGCCGTCATGGGCAATTGGATCCTGCACGCCGACGGGCTGGACCGGGCCGGCCCGGACCCGGTGATGCTGGACCTGCTGCGCTGGCACGGTGCGGAGGAGGTCGAGCACCGCGCGGTGGCCTTCGACATGTACGAGCACTGCGGCGGCGAGGGCGCGGGGCGCTACGCCCGCCGGGTACTGGGCATGGCGGTCACCGCGCCCGTGCTGTTCTACCTGTGGGGGTGGGGCACCCGCTATCTCATACGCAACGACCCGCCGCTCGCGGGCCGGCTGCGATACACGCTCCGCCACCACAACCGTGCTGTGGCCAAGGGCCTGTTGCCGCGGTGGGGGGAACTGGGCTCGGCCGTCCCCCGCTACCTCAGACGGTCGTACCATCCCTCGAAGGAGGGGTCGCTGCGCAGGGCCGTCGACTACCTGGCGACCTCACCCGCGGCACGGTCCGCGGCGGGCGCGATCGGACGCGCCGCCCTGGCCTGA
- a CDS encoding MerR family transcriptional regulator — MEDLARHSGATVRTIRGYQDRGLLPRPERRGRANVYRDTHLSRLGQIAGLLDRGYTLASIKELLEAWDAGRGLGGVLGLVAEVERPWSDEEAARMTRAELNEKFGGTRDDAAVEDAVELGVLVRLPETPDEFLVPSPQELAVAAELHAAGVPLLAISGHLRELRAQVEHIAGRFLDFTTEYVFQQYLDHPPTDAEATEAASLVRRLRPLAQQTVDAELARAMRALATRYLRRHLGETAISAPADAPPATTSPAPAADAAEPVPLPAATVRAVRELVGAEHTAAFIAAAAEREVRARTMDALATRR; from the coding sequence ATCGAGGACCTGGCCCGGCACAGCGGTGCCACGGTCCGCACCATCCGCGGCTACCAGGACCGCGGGCTGCTGCCGAGGCCGGAGCGGCGCGGCCGGGCGAACGTCTACCGCGACACCCACCTGTCGCGGCTCGGCCAGATCGCGGGCCTCCTCGACCGGGGCTACACCCTGGCCAGCATCAAGGAACTGCTGGAGGCCTGGGACGCGGGCCGCGGCCTCGGCGGCGTCCTGGGCCTGGTCGCCGAGGTCGAGCGGCCCTGGTCCGACGAGGAGGCCGCGCGGATGACGCGGGCCGAGCTGAACGAGAAGTTCGGCGGCACCCGGGACGACGCGGCCGTCGAGGACGCGGTGGAGCTCGGGGTGCTGGTCCGTCTGCCGGAGACCCCGGACGAATTCCTCGTCCCCAGCCCGCAGGAGCTGGCCGTCGCCGCCGAGCTGCACGCCGCCGGGGTACCGCTGCTCGCCATCTCGGGCCATCTGCGGGAGCTGCGCGCGCAGGTCGAGCACATCGCCGGCCGGTTCCTCGACTTCACCACCGAGTACGTCTTCCAGCAGTACCTCGACCACCCTCCGACCGACGCGGAGGCCACGGAAGCCGCCTCGCTCGTGCGCCGGTTGCGTCCCCTCGCCCAGCAGACCGTCGACGCCGAACTCGCCCGCGCCATGCGGGCCCTGGCCACCCGCTATCTCCGCCGGCACCTGGGAGAGACGGCAATATCCGCACCCGCGGACGCACCCCCCGCGACCACCTCGCCCGCCCCCGCCGCTGACGCCGCCGAGCCGGTGCCGCTGCCGGCCGCGACCGTGCGGGCCGTCCGCGAGCTGGTCGGCGCGGAGCACACCGCCGCGTTCATCGCCGCGGCCGCCGAACGCGAGGTCCGGGCCCGCACCATGGACGCCCTCGCCACCCGCCGCTGA
- a CDS encoding ABC transporter ATP-binding protein gives MSTLRIDNVSRWFGNVVAVNDVSMVIGPGVTGLLGPNGAGKSTLINMMGGFLAPSTGTVTLDGTAIWRNEQIYRHIGIVPEREAMYDFLTGLEFVRANAELHGLGAKEAQRALATVEMEYAQDRKIATYSKGMRQRVKMASALVHDPSVLLLDEPFNGMDPRQRMQLMELLRQMGAQGRTVLFSSHILEEVEQLAAHIEVVVAGRHAASGDFRKIRRLMTDRPHRYLVRSSDDRALAAALIADPSTSGIEVDVQEGALRVQAVDFGRFTELLPRVARAQGIRLLTVSPSDESLESVFSYLVAA, from the coding sequence ATGAGCACTCTTCGCATCGACAACGTCTCGCGCTGGTTCGGCAATGTGGTGGCCGTCAATGACGTCTCCATGGTCATCGGCCCCGGTGTCACCGGCCTGCTCGGCCCCAACGGCGCCGGGAAGTCCACCCTCATCAACATGATGGGCGGCTTCCTGGCCCCCTCCACCGGCACGGTCACCCTCGACGGAACGGCGATCTGGCGCAACGAGCAGATCTACCGCCACATCGGCATCGTCCCCGAGCGGGAAGCCATGTACGACTTCTTGACCGGCCTGGAATTCGTGCGTGCCAACGCCGAGTTGCACGGCCTGGGCGCCAAGGAGGCGCAACGGGCGCTCGCCACGGTCGAGATGGAGTACGCCCAGGACCGCAAGATCGCCACGTACAGCAAGGGCATGCGCCAGCGCGTGAAGATGGCGTCCGCCCTCGTCCACGACCCGTCGGTGCTCCTCCTCGACGAGCCGTTCAACGGCATGGACCCGCGGCAGCGCATGCAGCTCATGGAGCTGCTGCGGCAGATGGGCGCGCAGGGCCGCACGGTCCTGTTCTCCTCGCACATCCTGGAGGAGGTCGAGCAGTTGGCGGCCCACATCGAGGTCGTCGTCGCGGGCCGGCACGCCGCGTCCGGTGACTTCCGCAAGATCCGCCGGCTGATGACGGACCGCCCGCACCGCTATCTCGTGCGCTCCAGCGACGACCGGGCGCTCGCCGCCGCGCTCATCGCGGACCCGTCCACGTCGGGCATCGAAGTGGACGTCCAGGAGGGCGCCCTGCGCGTCCAGGCCGTCGACTTCGGCCGCTTCACCGAGCTTCTGCCGCGCGTCGCCCGCGCGCAGGGCATCCGCCTCCTGACGGTCTCGCCCTCCGACGAGTCGCTGGAATCGGTCTTCTCCTACCTCGTCGCGGCCTGA
- a CDS encoding M24 family metallopeptidase codes for MAAVVAGRVERRGHGPGRPAGIGADGLRGFRAVQRLAYTCAEEVAAQLAPGMTERDATRMQREWLRGHGVRDWFHLPFAWFGDRTAFTGFRVPLQFFPTGRRLEPGMPFILDMAPIHQGFTADIGYSGCLGLNPLHDRLLADLGPHRELILREVRERRPLREIYEDVDRLMARQGYANRHRAYPFGVIAHKVDRVRQRRWSPHVLGFGTQSLKGLASDAVHGHREGWSPLWSPYRFSDHPPRPGLWAVEPHLGFRGTGAKFEELLVVTDSRDPEESAFWLDDDLPHVRRRQEEKAA; via the coding sequence ATGGCGGCTGTCGTGGCGGGACGGGTCGAGAGGCGGGGGCACGGCCCCGGACGGCCGGCGGGCATCGGGGCCGACGGGTTGCGCGGGTTCCGGGCGGTGCAGCGCCTGGCGTACACCTGCGCGGAGGAGGTCGCCGCGCAGCTCGCACCGGGGATGACCGAGCGGGACGCCACCCGGATGCAGCGGGAGTGGCTGCGCGGGCACGGCGTGCGGGACTGGTTCCATCTGCCCTTCGCCTGGTTCGGGGACCGCACGGCCTTCACCGGCTTCCGGGTGCCGCTCCAGTTCTTCCCCACCGGGCGGCGGCTGGAGCCGGGCATGCCGTTCATCCTCGACATGGCACCCATCCACCAGGGCTTCACCGCCGACATCGGCTATTCGGGCTGCCTCGGCCTCAACCCGCTGCACGACCGGCTGCTGGCGGATCTCGGGCCCCACCGCGAGCTGATCCTGCGCGAGGTGCGCGAGCGGCGCCCGCTGCGCGAGATCTATGAGGACGTCGACCGGCTCATGGCCCGCCAGGGCTACGCCAACCGGCACCGCGCGTACCCCTTCGGCGTGATCGCGCACAAGGTGGACCGGGTGCGGCAGCGCCGCTGGTCGCCGCACGTGCTCGGCTTCGGCACCCAGTCGCTCAAGGGGCTGGCGTCCGACGCCGTCCACGGGCACCGCGAGGGCTGGTCGCCGCTGTGGAGCCCGTACCGCTTCTCCGACCACCCGCCGAGGCCCGGCCTGTGGGCGGTCGAACCCCACCTCGGATTCCGGGGCACGGGCGCGAAGTTCGAGGAGCTCCTGGTGGTCACCGACTCCCGGGACCCCGAGGAGAGCGCCTTCTGGCTCGACGACGATCTGCCGCACGTGCGGCGCCGGCAGGAGGAGAAGGCCGCATGA
- a CDS encoding ABC transporter permease subunit — translation MYHPTVARLTYRALLGRRRAAILFALPALLLIISAVIRVMTGADDETATTVLGGFALATMVPLIGVVAGTGAIGPEIDDGSVVYLLAKPIKRPTIIFTKLIVAIGVTVAFSAVPTLVAGYILNGNSQQIAVAYAAAAAVASIAYSAVFLLLGTVTRHAVVAGLVYALVWESLFGNLIPGARTLSVQQWSLALAQKIGAEGAISSDVGLPLALVLLIGVTVAATWFAGRKLRTLTLAGEE, via the coding sequence CTGTACCACCCCACCGTCGCCCGGCTCACCTACCGGGCCCTCCTCGGCCGCCGCCGGGCCGCGATCCTCTTCGCCCTGCCCGCCCTGCTGCTGATCATCTCTGCGGTGATCCGCGTCATGACCGGTGCCGACGACGAGACGGCCACCACCGTCCTCGGCGGCTTCGCGCTCGCCACGATGGTCCCGCTCATCGGCGTCGTCGCCGGTACGGGCGCGATCGGCCCGGAGATCGACGACGGCTCGGTGGTCTACCTCCTGGCCAAGCCGATCAAGCGGCCCACGATCATCTTCACCAAGCTGATCGTCGCGATCGGGGTCACCGTCGCCTTCTCGGCGGTCCCCACGCTCGTCGCGGGCTACATCCTCAACGGCAACAGCCAGCAGATCGCCGTGGCCTACGCCGCCGCCGCTGCCGTCGCCTCCATCGCCTACAGCGCGGTCTTCCTGCTGCTGGGCACCGTCACCCGGCACGCGGTCGTCGCCGGCCTCGTCTACGCCCTGGTGTGGGAGTCGCTCTTCGGCAACCTCATCCCGGGCGCCCGCACCCTCAGCGTCCAGCAGTGGTCCCTGGCGCTCGCCCAGAAGATCGGCGCGGAGGGCGCGATCAGCTCGGACGTCGGCCTGCCGCTGGCGCTCGTCCTGCTGATCGGCGTCACGGTGGCGGCTACGTGGTTTGCGGGGCGCAAGCTGCGAACGCTGACCCTCGCCGGGGAGGAGTGA
- the htpX gene encoding zinc metalloprotease HtpX has product MPGTRFAPDRGLTTRMVSTMFLIGLLYVVFVGVLLALLRGAWPIILLLAGGLFIAQFWFSDRIAAFGMGAREVTPQQAPELHGAVDRLCALADMPKPRVAIADSDVPNAFATGRNQKNALVCATTGLLRRLEPEELEGVLAHELSHVAHRDVAVMTIASFLGVLAGIVTRIGLWGGFRQSGGRDSSAAILVVLIPLISAVVYAISYLLTRMLSRYRELSADRAAALLTGRPSALASALTKVTGQMARIPTRDLRKAEPFNAFYFAPAFSKEGMSRLLSSHPTLEQRLDQLGRISAQLGRA; this is encoded by the coding sequence ATGCCAGGCACCCGATTCGCCCCCGACCGCGGGCTGACCACCCGCATGGTGAGCACGATGTTCCTCATCGGGCTGCTCTACGTGGTCTTCGTCGGCGTGCTGCTGGCGCTGCTGCGCGGGGCGTGGCCGATCATCCTGCTCCTGGCCGGCGGGCTGTTCATCGCGCAGTTCTGGTTCAGCGACCGGATCGCCGCCTTCGGCATGGGCGCCCGCGAGGTCACCCCGCAGCAGGCCCCCGAGCTGCACGGGGCCGTGGACCGGCTGTGCGCGCTCGCGGACATGCCCAAGCCCCGGGTGGCCATCGCCGACAGCGATGTGCCGAACGCCTTCGCCACCGGCCGCAATCAGAAGAACGCGCTGGTGTGCGCCACGACCGGGCTGCTGCGCAGACTCGAGCCCGAGGAGCTGGAGGGCGTCCTGGCGCACGAGCTGTCCCATGTCGCGCACCGCGACGTGGCCGTCATGACCATCGCCTCCTTCCTGGGCGTCCTGGCCGGGATCGTGACCCGGATCGGGCTGTGGGGCGGCTTCCGTCAGTCCGGCGGCCGCGACAGCAGCGCCGCCATCCTGGTGGTGCTGATCCCGCTGATCAGCGCCGTCGTCTACGCCATCAGCTATCTGCTCACCCGGATGCTGTCCCGCTACCGCGAGCTGTCCGCCGACCGGGCCGCCGCACTGCTGACCGGCCGCCCCTCCGCGCTCGCGTCGGCGCTCACCAAGGTCACCGGGCAGATGGCCCGGATCCCGACGCGGGACCTGCGCAAGGCCGAGCCCTTCAACGCCTTCTACTTCGCGCCCGCCTTCTCGAAGGAGGGCATGAGCCGGCTGCTGTCCAGCCATCCGACGCTGGAGCAGCGGCTGGACCAGCTCGGCCGGATCTCGGCCCAGCTCGGCCGGGCCTGA
- a CDS encoding SDR family oxidoreductase gives MSSSTDGTGGAGLDGARERWVRTGGIELCVAELGDTSRPTVVLVHGYPDSKEVWAEVAGRLRDRFHVVLYDVRGHGRSTAPRPLRGGFTLEKLTDDFLAVADAVSPDAPVHLVGHDWGSVQGWEFVTVPRTEGRVASFTTISGPSLDHFGHWINDRVARPTPRRVAQLLGQGTRSWYVGALHTPALPEALWRGPLGKRWPKMVARLEKLPSGPYPTASLQVDAAHGAWLYRDNVLPRMRRPRADAFAHVPVQLITPTGDAYLSERLYDDLERWAPRLVRHTLAAKHWVQRTRPDQVSSWIAEFVTAQEEGAPARRPAPSGPYAQRFGGHLVLVTGAASGIGRATAFAFAEAGARVVAVDRDGAGAARTAEMARLLGAAEAWSEVVDVSDEQAMEKLAAKVAAEHGVVDVLVNNAGIGLSGSFMDTSTEDWKKVLDVNLWGVIHGCRAFGRQMAERGQGGHIVNTASAAAFQPSRALPAYCTSKAAVLMLSECLRAELAGQGIGVSAICPGIVNTNITATARFTGVPEEEQQRLRDSTARAYGKRNYPPEKVADAILRAVFHDQAVVAVTPEARGLKLLSRLSPRALRALARIEPRL, from the coding sequence ATGAGCAGCAGCACGGACGGCACGGGTGGCGCGGGCCTCGACGGCGCGCGCGAGCGGTGGGTGCGGACGGGCGGCATCGAGCTGTGCGTCGCGGAGCTGGGTGACACCTCACGGCCCACGGTCGTGCTGGTGCACGGCTATCCCGACAGCAAGGAGGTGTGGGCCGAGGTGGCCGGCCGGCTGCGCGACCGCTTCCACGTCGTGCTGTACGACGTGCGCGGCCACGGCAGGTCCACGGCGCCGCGGCCGCTGCGCGGCGGCTTCACGCTGGAGAAGCTCACCGATGACTTCCTGGCCGTCGCGGACGCGGTGAGCCCGGACGCGCCGGTGCATCTCGTGGGGCACGACTGGGGTTCCGTGCAGGGCTGGGAGTTCGTGACCGTCCCGCGCACCGAGGGGCGCGTCGCCTCCTTCACCACCATCTCCGGGCCGTCGCTGGACCACTTCGGTCACTGGATCAACGACCGCGTCGCCCGGCCCACCCCGCGCCGGGTGGCCCAGCTCCTCGGCCAGGGCACCCGGTCCTGGTACGTGGGGGCGCTGCACACCCCGGCGCTGCCCGAAGCGCTCTGGCGCGGGCCGCTCGGCAAGCGCTGGCCGAAGATGGTGGCACGGCTGGAGAAGCTGCCCAGCGGCCCGTACCCCACGGCCTCGCTGCAGGTCGACGCGGCCCACGGCGCCTGGCTCTACCGCGACAACGTGCTGCCCCGGATGCGCCGCCCCCGCGCGGACGCCTTCGCCCATGTGCCGGTGCAGCTGATCACCCCGACCGGTGACGCCTACCTGTCCGAGCGGCTCTACGACGACCTGGAGCGCTGGGCACCACGGCTCGTGCGGCACACCCTGGCCGCCAAGCACTGGGTGCAGCGCACCCGGCCCGACCAGGTGTCCTCCTGGATCGCGGAATTCGTCACCGCCCAGGAGGAGGGCGCCCCCGCCCGCCGCCCCGCACCCTCCGGGCCGTACGCGCAGCGCTTCGGCGGGCACCTGGTGCTGGTGACGGGCGCGGCGAGCGGCATCGGCCGGGCCACGGCCTTCGCGTTCGCCGAGGCGGGCGCGCGGGTCGTCGCCGTCGACCGGGACGGGGCGGGCGCCGCCCGGACGGCCGAGATGGCGCGGCTGCTCGGCGCGGCCGAGGCGTGGAGCGAGGTCGTCGACGTCTCGGACGAGCAGGCGATGGAGAAGCTGGCCGCCAAGGTCGCCGCCGAGCACGGCGTGGTGGACGTCCTGGTCAACAACGCCGGGATCGGGCTTTCCGGCTCCTTCATGGACACCAGCACCGAGGACTGGAAGAAGGTCCTCGACGTCAATCTGTGGGGCGTCATCCACGGCTGCCGGGCCTTCGGCAGGCAGATGGCCGAGCGCGGCCAGGGCGGCCACATCGTCAACACCGCCTCCGCCGCCGCCTTCCAGCCCTCCCGGGCCCTGCCCGCCTACTGCACGTCCAAGGCCGCCGTCCTGATGCTGAGTGAATGCCTGCGGGCCGAGCTGGCCGGGCAGGGCATCGGGGTCTCCGCGATCTGCCCCGGCATCGTCAACACCAACATCACCGCGACGGCCCGCTTCACCGGCGTCCCGGAGGAGGAGCAGCAGCGCCTCCGGGACAGCACCGCGCGGGCGTACGGCAAGCGGAACTACCCCCCGGAGAAGGTCGCGGACGCCATCCTGCGGGCCGTGTTCCACGACCAGGCCGTGGTGGCGGTCACCCCGGAGGCCCGGGGCCTGAAGCTGCTGTCCCGGCTCTCGCCCCGGGCGCTGCGCGCCCTCGCCCGGATCGAGCCCCGGCTGTGA
- a CDS encoding ABC transporter ATP-binding protein, translated as MTVIATESLSKRFPRVTALDRLSVDIAPGVTGLVGANGAGKSTLIKILLGLSPATEGRAAVLGLDVATEGSAIRERVGYMPEHDCLPPDVSATEFVVHMARMSGLPATAARERTADTLRHVGLYEERYRPMGGYSTGMKQRVKLAQALVHDPQLVLLDEPTNGLDPVGRDEMLGLIRRVHTDFGISVLVTSHLLGELERTCDHVVVIDGGSLLRSSSTSDFTQATGSLAVEVTDTDACPDGVAALRAALAGARLTVQPAGRAPDGSPASGRVLLVDVVDEGTYDTVRDAVAELGLGLVRMEQRRHRIAEVFRDEQNGGAPDAA; from the coding sequence GTGACTGTGATCGCCACCGAAAGCCTCAGCAAGCGGTTCCCCCGGGTGACCGCTCTTGACCGGCTCTCCGTCGACATCGCCCCGGGAGTGACCGGCCTGGTGGGCGCCAACGGAGCCGGCAAGTCCACGCTGATCAAGATTCTGCTCGGGCTCTCCCCGGCCACCGAGGGCCGCGCCGCCGTGCTCGGCCTCGACGTCGCGACCGAGGGCAGCGCGATCCGCGAGCGGGTCGGCTATATGCCCGAGCACGACTGCCTGCCGCCCGACGTGTCGGCGACCGAGTTCGTCGTCCACATGGCGCGCATGTCCGGCCTGCCGGCCACCGCCGCCCGCGAGCGCACCGCCGACACCCTGCGCCACGTGGGGCTCTACGAGGAGCGGTACCGCCCCATGGGCGGCTATTCGACGGGCATGAAGCAGCGGGTCAAGCTGGCCCAGGCGCTCGTCCACGACCCCCAGCTGGTCCTGCTGGACGAGCCGACCAACGGCCTCGACCCCGTCGGCCGCGACGAGATGCTCGGCCTGATCCGCCGGGTCCACACCGACTTCGGCATTTCGGTCCTGGTCACCTCGCACCTGCTCGGCGAGCTGGAGCGCACCTGTGACCACGTCGTGGTCATCGACGGCGGCTCGCTGCTGAGGTCCTCCTCCACCAGCGACTTCACCCAGGCCACCGGCTCCCTCGCCGTGGAGGTCACGGACACCGACGCCTGCCCGGACGGCGTGGCCGCGCTGCGCGCCGCCCTCGCCGGGGCGCGGCTGACGGTCCAGCCCGCGGGCCGGGCCCCGGACGGCTCGCCCGCCTCCGGGCGGGTGCTCCTCGTGGACGTCGTCGACGAGGGCACCTACGACACGGTCCGCGACGCCGTCGCCGAGCTCGGCCTCGGCCTGGTCCGCATGGAACAGCGGCGCCACCGCATCGCGGAGGTCTTCCGCGACGAGCAGAACGGAGGCGCCCCCGATGCCGCCTGA
- the pspAB gene encoding PspA-associated protein PspAB: MGFLDTLLGRSKPVRPDLDRLFALPSAAVTLQAGAGFTPTGLGSVCFASVEGGAFQRLQQDVRALLDADTGRGGVPVEFRQDGYGYTWLLARQEGGQEGIAALVNDLHAVNTLLQEGGFGPQLLCSLVGFRDAEQRPLALVYLYKRGTFYPFAPLPGGGERRDNALELRARALLVDDLRTEEDLSRWFPVWGAPGL; the protein is encoded by the coding sequence GTGGGATTCCTGGACACCCTCCTCGGCCGCAGCAAACCCGTCCGCCCCGACCTCGACCGGCTCTTCGCCCTGCCGTCCGCCGCCGTCACCCTCCAGGCCGGCGCCGGGTTCACCCCGACCGGCCTGGGCTCGGTGTGCTTCGCGAGCGTGGAAGGCGGGGCGTTCCAGCGGCTCCAGCAGGACGTACGGGCCCTGCTGGACGCCGACACGGGGCGCGGCGGGGTCCCGGTGGAGTTCCGTCAGGACGGCTACGGCTACACCTGGCTGCTCGCGCGGCAGGAGGGGGGGCAGGAGGGCATCGCCGCCCTGGTCAACGACCTGCACGCGGTCAATACGCTGCTCCAGGAGGGCGGCTTCGGCCCGCAGTTGCTCTGCTCGCTGGTGGGCTTCCGCGACGCGGAGCAACGCCCGCTCGCGCTCGTCTACCTCTACAAGCGGGGGACGTTCTATCCCTTCGCACCGCTGCCGGGCGGGGGTGAACGACGGGACAACGCCCTGGAGTTGCGGGCCCGGGCGCTGCTGGTTGACGACCTGCGGACCGAGGAGGACCTGAGCCGCTGGTTCCCGGTGTGGGGCGCGCCCGGGCTGTGA